From Coffea arabica cultivar ET-39 chromosome 2e, Coffea Arabica ET-39 HiFi, whole genome shotgun sequence, the proteins below share one genomic window:
- the LOC113731998 gene encoding uncharacterized protein isoform X2, which translates to MGAVTSFMGKGLPTAQMLSLLMGTLHRQFIEKDVNSFEDFHMAILDIFSTINAALPGKHYDVPPLKDVEAYFKEWSSADDSNKKRLFMELMQNKLNLSKLDDSTIITGLVTPPAAMVAKRAGETVPQLKLIKAIPDVVFVPSATVLALISVKLSRKMFLGQVAS; encoded by the exons ATGGGTGCAGTCACGAGCTTCATGGGAAAGG GTTTGCCAACAGCACAGATGTTGAGCTTGCTGATGGGGACCCTTCATAGGCAGTTTATAGAGAAAGATGTGAACAGCTTTGAGGATTTCCACATGGCAATTCTTGACATCTTCAG CACCATCAATGCGGCATTACCTGGTAAACACTATGATGTTCCTCCTCTGAAAGATGTTGAg GCCTATTTCAAAGAATGGAGTTCAGCCGACGATTCAAATAAGAAAAGGCTGTTCATGGAATTAATGCAGAACAAGCTGAATCTTAGCAAGTTAGATGACTCCACCATCATTACCGGGCTTGTAACACCTCCAGCAGCAATGGTAGCCAAACGCGCAGGCGAGACCGTGCCCCAACTGAAATTGATCAAGGCAATTCCTGATGTCGTTTTTGTGCCATCAGCCACAGTGCTTGCCCTTATTTCCGTGAAACTATCCAGGAAAATGTTTTTAGGACAAGTAGCATCTTGA
- the LOC113731998 gene encoding uncharacterized protein isoform X3, producing MLSLLMGTLHRQFIEKDVNSFEDFHMAILDIFSTINAALPGKHYDVPPLKDVEAYFKEWSSADDSNKKRLFMELMQNKLNLSKLDDSTIITGLVTPPAAMVAKRAGETVPQLKLIKAIPDVVFVPSATVLALISVKLSRKMFLGQVAS from the exons ATGTTGAGCTTGCTGATGGGGACCCTTCATAGGCAGTTTATAGAGAAAGATGTGAACAGCTTTGAGGATTTCCACATGGCAATTCTTGACATCTTCAG CACCATCAATGCGGCATTACCTGGTAAACACTATGATGTTCCTCCTCTGAAAGATGTTGAg GCCTATTTCAAAGAATGGAGTTCAGCCGACGATTCAAATAAGAAAAGGCTGTTCATGGAATTAATGCAGAACAAGCTGAATCTTAGCAAGTTAGATGACTCCACCATCATTACCGGGCTTGTAACACCTCCAGCAGCAATGGTAGCCAAACGCGCAGGCGAGACCGTGCCCCAACTGAAATTGATCAAGGCAATTCCTGATGTCGTTTTTGTGCCATCAGCCACAGTGCTTGCCCTTATTTCCGTGAAACTATCCAGGAAAATGTTTTTAGGACAAGTAGCATCTTGA
- the LOC113732000 gene encoding uncharacterized protein isoform X1 yields MGPELELKARSDGVTSSWGKENRVLSIDSKDEYVKSESNCDDCALEMSNCNKDVEVNITGLATSDGNGLVEAEGQDATDSFSLSSFDDTDSDSEGAVDTSDAEVGSGLHGYSSSSLAVDRLNDIFRTRKKRLTSHWRTFIQPLMWRCKWVELQVKMLRSQALKYDREVVNHDQRKHYLLENLPLEGCGVKSPPYSTDGPTDKVMRRKKRRRLEDTTDVTSYMSHHNLFSYFENRIHTADGAHVDEDWASRVNSADKISGNDESKVSDERLWLELGFGDNSSEELLRKIWLLESQLSKLKFRLDKVMNENAGKFSSADNLGLVVPSNLTSSARSLAFTPNNGDRMPVGSSNIASQLLSHYNMGNVIMPEGAISSLGEVSYIPDVTEGMDQSHLGCAFIKNEDEILIYDERLKQDRNNFDEVHMQPMEKPQVAKDEPHSTVTTVIAGPDQQTDNQPPPKVRSIAKLTATKSRRKKGRRKASSGRWSRRSSS; encoded by the exons ATGGGTCCAGAGTTAGAGCTCAAGGCAAGATCAGATGGTGTTACATCCTCATGGGGGAAGGAGAATCGAGTGCTTTCTATAGATTCTAAAGATGAGTACGTGAAGTCTGAAAGCAACTGTGATGACTGTGCCTTGGAAATGAGTAACTGTAATAAGGATGTGGAAGTTAACATCACAGGACTTGCAACTTCTGATGGCAATGGGCTGGTTGAAGCTGAAGGCCAAGATGCAACAGACAGTTTCAGTTTGAGTTCTTTTGATGACACAGATTCTGACTCTGAAGGTGCTGTAGACACTAGTGATGCTGAAGTAGGATCAGGCTTACATGGTTACAGTTCCTCCTCCCTGGCAGTTGATCGACTAAATGACATATTCCGGACGAG GAAGAAAAGATTGACATCACACTGGAGGACATTTATACAACCCCTTATGTGGCGATGTAAATGGGTTGAATTACAAGTCAAGATGTTAAGATCTCAAGCTCTAAAGTATGACAGGGAAGTTGTTAATCATGATCAAAGAAAGCATTATCTATTGGAGAATTTGCCATTGGAAGGTTGTGGTGTAAAGTCACCTCCGTATTCTACTGATGGTCCAACAGATAAAGTTAtgaggagaaagaaaagaagaaggctTGAAGACACAACGGATGTAACATCATATATGTCACATCATAATCTGTTTTCTTATTTTG AAAATAGGATTCACACTGCTGATGGTGCTCATGTGGATGAAGATTGGGCCAGTCGAG TTAACTCTGCAGACAAGATCAGTGGCAATGATGAATCTAAAGTCAGTGATGAAAGGTTGTGGCTTGAATTGGGGTTTGGTGATAATTCTTCAGAGGAATTATTGAGGAAGATCTGGCTTTTAGAGTCACAACTTAGCAAGCTGAAGTTTAGACTTGACAAGGTAATGAATGAAAATGCTGGAAAGTTTTCTTCTGCGGATAACTTGGGCTTGGTTGTACCATCTAATTTGACCAGCTCTGCTCGATCTCTTGCTTTTACTCCAAATAATGGGGACAGAATGCCAGTAGGATCTTCTAATATTGCATCTCAGCTTTTGTCACACTATAATATGGGTAATGTGATTATGCCTGAAGGTGCAATCTCAAGTCTTGGAGAAGTGTCCTATATCCCTGATGTAACTGAAGGCATGGATCAGTCTCATCTCGGGTGTGCATTTATAAAG AATGAAGATGAAATATTGATATATGATGAGAGGTTGAAACAAGATAGAAACAATTTTGATGAAGTCCATATGCAGCCTATGGAAAAGCCCCAGGTAGCAAAGGACGAGCCGCATAGCACTGTCACTACAGTTATTGCTGGACCTGACCAGCAAACAGATAATCAACCACCTCCAAAAGTACGGTCCATTGCCAAGCTTACTGCCACCAAGAGCAGGAGGAAAAAGGGGAGACGGAAGGCTTCCTCTGGGAGGTGGAGCCGCAGATCCTCCAGTTAG
- the LOC113732000 gene encoding uncharacterized protein isoform X2, with protein MGPELELKARSDGVTSSWGKENRVLSIDSKDEYVKSESNCDDCALEMSNCNKDVEVNITGLATSDGNGLVEAEGQDATDSFSLSSFDDTDSDSEGAVDTSDAEVGSGLHGYSSSSLAVDRLNDIFRTRKKRLTSHWRTFIQPLMWRCKWVELQVKMLRSQALKYDREVVNHDQRKHYLLENLPLEGCGVKSPPYSTDGPTDKVMRRKKRRRLEDTTDVTSYMSHHNLFSYFENRIHTADGAHVDEDWASRDKISGNDESKVSDERLWLELGFGDNSSEELLRKIWLLESQLSKLKFRLDKVMNENAGKFSSADNLGLVVPSNLTSSARSLAFTPNNGDRMPVGSSNIASQLLSHYNMGNVIMPEGAISSLGEVSYIPDVTEGMDQSHLGCAFIKNEDEILIYDERLKQDRNNFDEVHMQPMEKPQVAKDEPHSTVTTVIAGPDQQTDNQPPPKVRSIAKLTATKSRRKKGRRKASSGRWSRRSSS; from the exons ATGGGTCCAGAGTTAGAGCTCAAGGCAAGATCAGATGGTGTTACATCCTCATGGGGGAAGGAGAATCGAGTGCTTTCTATAGATTCTAAAGATGAGTACGTGAAGTCTGAAAGCAACTGTGATGACTGTGCCTTGGAAATGAGTAACTGTAATAAGGATGTGGAAGTTAACATCACAGGACTTGCAACTTCTGATGGCAATGGGCTGGTTGAAGCTGAAGGCCAAGATGCAACAGACAGTTTCAGTTTGAGTTCTTTTGATGACACAGATTCTGACTCTGAAGGTGCTGTAGACACTAGTGATGCTGAAGTAGGATCAGGCTTACATGGTTACAGTTCCTCCTCCCTGGCAGTTGATCGACTAAATGACATATTCCGGACGAG GAAGAAAAGATTGACATCACACTGGAGGACATTTATACAACCCCTTATGTGGCGATGTAAATGGGTTGAATTACAAGTCAAGATGTTAAGATCTCAAGCTCTAAAGTATGACAGGGAAGTTGTTAATCATGATCAAAGAAAGCATTATCTATTGGAGAATTTGCCATTGGAAGGTTGTGGTGTAAAGTCACCTCCGTATTCTACTGATGGTCCAACAGATAAAGTTAtgaggagaaagaaaagaagaaggctTGAAGACACAACGGATGTAACATCATATATGTCACATCATAATCTGTTTTCTTATTTTG AAAATAGGATTCACACTGCTGATGGTGCTCATGTGGATGAAGATTGGGCCAGTCGAG ACAAGATCAGTGGCAATGATGAATCTAAAGTCAGTGATGAAAGGTTGTGGCTTGAATTGGGGTTTGGTGATAATTCTTCAGAGGAATTATTGAGGAAGATCTGGCTTTTAGAGTCACAACTTAGCAAGCTGAAGTTTAGACTTGACAAGGTAATGAATGAAAATGCTGGAAAGTTTTCTTCTGCGGATAACTTGGGCTTGGTTGTACCATCTAATTTGACCAGCTCTGCTCGATCTCTTGCTTTTACTCCAAATAATGGGGACAGAATGCCAGTAGGATCTTCTAATATTGCATCTCAGCTTTTGTCACACTATAATATGGGTAATGTGATTATGCCTGAAGGTGCAATCTCAAGTCTTGGAGAAGTGTCCTATATCCCTGATGTAACTGAAGGCATGGATCAGTCTCATCTCGGGTGTGCATTTATAAAG AATGAAGATGAAATATTGATATATGATGAGAGGTTGAAACAAGATAGAAACAATTTTGATGAAGTCCATATGCAGCCTATGGAAAAGCCCCAGGTAGCAAAGGACGAGCCGCATAGCACTGTCACTACAGTTATTGCTGGACCTGACCAGCAAACAGATAATCAACCACCTCCAAAAGTACGGTCCATTGCCAAGCTTACTGCCACCAAGAGCAGGAGGAAAAAGGGGAGACGGAAGGCTTCCTCTGGGAGGTGGAGCCGCAGATCCTCCAGTTAG
- the LOC113731998 gene encoding uncharacterized protein isoform X1, which yields MIISLFFHLLYLFCTFSSEISLPTAQMLSLLMGTLHRQFIEKDVNSFEDFHMAILDIFSTINAALPGKHYDVPPLKDVEAYFKEWSSADDSNKKRLFMELMQNKLNLSKLDDSTIITGLVTPPAAMVAKRAGETVPQLKLIKAIPDVVFVPSATVLALISVKLSRKMFLGQVAS from the exons ATGATAATTTCACTCTTCTTTCATTTGCTCTATTTGTTTTGCACCTTTAGCTCTGAAATAA GTTTGCCAACAGCACAGATGTTGAGCTTGCTGATGGGGACCCTTCATAGGCAGTTTATAGAGAAAGATGTGAACAGCTTTGAGGATTTCCACATGGCAATTCTTGACATCTTCAG CACCATCAATGCGGCATTACCTGGTAAACACTATGATGTTCCTCCTCTGAAAGATGTTGAg GCCTATTTCAAAGAATGGAGTTCAGCCGACGATTCAAATAAGAAAAGGCTGTTCATGGAATTAATGCAGAACAAGCTGAATCTTAGCAAGTTAGATGACTCCACCATCATTACCGGGCTTGTAACACCTCCAGCAGCAATGGTAGCCAAACGCGCAGGCGAGACCGTGCCCCAACTGAAATTGATCAAGGCAATTCCTGATGTCGTTTTTGTGCCATCAGCCACAGTGCTTGCCCTTATTTCCGTGAAACTATCCAGGAAAATGTTTTTAGGACAAGTAGCATCTTGA
- the LOC113731996 gene encoding pentatricopeptide repeat-containing protein At2g44880-like, translated as MNQREWVWSPAEKKCLFLLQRRNTKATLLQVHAFMIQNALQTNVNLLTKLITTFATVVPASGIHHARRIFDFCHRKNDTFLCNTMIKSHLAARQYSEATRLYTYLLKNEAFKPDNYTFSSLAKCCGLNLAVWEGLGIHNHAMKSGFVSNLYVGTSLVDMYGKFGEMGFARKMFDEMTERSSVSWTALIDGYVKNGDMAAALGLFYFMPEKDVAAYNVMIDAYVKMREMGLARSLFETMPERNVVSWTSMIDGYCSIGDVDEARLFFDAMPERNLFSWNAMIGGYCQNKQPYEALRLFHALQMERMIEPDDVTLVSILPAIADLGALELGSWVYHFARRKKLDRSSNLCTALVDMYAKCGEIEKARGVFDAIQLKETSIWNALINGLAVNGRAEEALEVFLEMKGKGFKPNDVTMLGVLSACNHGGLVKEGRRWFKAMEGFGLTPRVEHYGCLVDLLGRAGCLDEAESLIDRMPYEANGIILSSFLFACYYAKDISRAERVIRKAIDMEPWNDGNYIMLRNLYACERRWNDVEEIKGLMSKKGAKKEVGCSVIEINGKVCEFVAGDKLHPESAVIHLAMEHLQLHMKAESTYWF; from the coding sequence ATGAATCAAAGGGAATGGGTATGGAGTCCAGCAGAGAAGAAGTGCCTCTTTCTCCTCCAGCGAAGGAACACCAAGGCAACACTTCTCCAGGTCCACGCTTTCATGATCCAAAACGCCCTCCAAACCAACGTTAACCTCCTCACTAAACTTATAACCACCTTTGCCACCGTCGTCCCCGCATCTGGTATCCACCATGCCCGCCGTATATTCGACTTCTGCCATCGAAAGAACGACACTTTTCTTTGCAATACAATGATTAAATCCCATTTAGCTGCGCGTCAGTATAGTGAAGCTACACGTCTGTATACATATTTGCTAAAAAATGAAGCGTTTAAGCCAGACAACTACACATTTTCCAGCCTTGCTAAGTGTTGTGGGCTAAATTTGGCGGTCTGGGAAGGCTTGGGAATTCATAATCACGCTATGAAAAGTGGGTTTGTATCCAATTTGTATGTTGGGACTTCATTGGTTGATATGTATGGGAAGTTTGGAGAAATGGGTTTTGCGAGAAAGATGTTCGATGAAATGACTGAGAGAAGTTCCGTTTCTTGGACTGCTCTCATTGATGGGTACGTGAAAAATGGTGATATGGCTGCGGCTTTgggacttttttattttatgccgGAGAAAGATGTGGCCGCCTATAATGTGATGATTGATGCTTATGTAAAGATGAGGGAGATGGGTTTGGCTAGGAGTTTGTTCGAGACAATGCCGGAGAGGAATGTAGTGTCTTGGACTAGTATGATTGATGGTTACTGTAGTATTGGTGATGTTGATGAAGCTAGGTTGTTTTTTGACGCGATGCCAGAGAGGAATTTGTTTTCTTGGAATGCAATGATTGGGGGATATTGCCAAAATAAGCAACCCTATGAGGCTTTGAGGTTGTTTCATGCATTGCAAATGGAGAGGATGATTGAACCAGATGATGTTACTCTTGTGAGTATTCTTCCAGCTATTGCTGATCTCGGTGCTCTTGAATTGGGGAGCTGGGTTTACCATTTTGCTAGGAGGAAAAAATTGGATAGATCATCAAATCTTTGCACTGCCTTGGTTGATATGTATGCAAAGTGTGGAGAAATTGAGAAAGCTAGAGGTGTTTTTGATGCCATACAGTTAAAAGAAACATCTATATGGAATGCTTTGATTAATGGGTTGGCAGTGAATGGGCGTGCTGAAGAAGCTCTAGAGGTATTTTTGGAGATGAAGGGTAAAGGGTTCAAGCCAAATGATGTTACCATGCTTGGAGTTTTATCAGCTTGCAACCATGGGGGTTTAGTGAAGGAAGGAAGGAGATGGTTTAAAGCAATGGAAGGATTCGGGCTTACCCCGAGAGTTGAGCATTATGGCTGTCTTGTAGATCTGTTGGGAAGGGCAGGATGTCTGGATGAAGCTGAAAGCTTGATTGACCGCATGCCTTACGAGGCTAATGGAATAATTTTAAGTTCTTTTCTATTTGCTTGTTACTATGCTAAAGATATTTCGAGGGCTGAGAGAGTAATAAGAAAGGCAATTGATATGGAACCTTGGAATGATGGGAACTATATTATGCTAAGAAATCTTTATGCCTGTGAGAGAAGATGGAATGATGTAGAAGAGATCAAAGGTTTGATGAGCAAAAAGGGGGCAAAGAAGGAGGTAGGTTGTAGTGTCATCGAGATCAATGGCAAGGTTTGTGAGTTTGTTGCTGGGGATAAACTGCACCCAGAGTCAGCTGTCATACACTTAGCCATGGAGCATTTGCAGTTGCACATGAAGGCAGAGAGTACTTATTGGTTCTGA